Proteins found in one Lawsonibacter asaccharolyticus genomic segment:
- a CDS encoding glycosyltransferase — protein MFVSYPAVYMTRGELVAGLKQLTDEYKLKSATEDEIREVLSLWKKNCPNLLLDIEGHRPNELAPRVKKLIGAKRSVVIQTLLDMSD, from the coding sequence ATGTTCGTTTCGTATCCAGCTGTTTATATGACGCGGGGCGAGCTGGTTGCTGGCCTCAAGCAGCTGACTGACGAATATAAGCTGAAGTCGGCCACAGAGGATGAGATCCGGGAAGTCCTCTCCCTCTGGAAGAAGAACTGCCCAAATCTGCTACTGGACATTGAGGGCCACAGGCCGAATGAGCTGGCGCCCCGGGTAAAGAAGCTGATTGGGGCCAAGCGGTCTGTAGTGATCCAGACTTTGCTGGACATGTCCGACTGA
- a CDS encoding IS607 family transposase, whose protein sequence is MEFDKPECFDAFFDGTWSFGTGKLVSLMGEWYLHIPMTKEVEGVDPDAGYAHIIGIDRGLRFLATTYDETGKTTFFSSEKIMAKRKSFVDVRAELQSKGTKSARRALKRISGRENRWMRDVNHCLTKALVSEYGAGTLFVVEDLADIIFAEGNQRDAKGNRELHSWAFYQYEQFLSYKAQLAGAEVLKVSPKYTSQRCPRCGRILKSNRHRETHEYVCDACGYRTNDDRAGAMNIHYLGRMYAAGDPEPKFVLPKPALAAADASGPGEAKLA, encoded by the coding sequence ATGGAGTTCGACAAGCCTGAGTGCTTTGACGCATTTTTCGATGGAACCTGGTCTTTTGGAACGGGTAAGCTGGTCAGCCTTATGGGAGAATGGTATCTTCACATCCCTATGACCAAGGAGGTAGAGGGGGTAGACCCCGACGCCGGTTACGCCCACATCATTGGCATCGATCGTGGACTGCGGTTCCTGGCCACCACCTACGATGAGACGGGCAAAACAACCTTCTTCTCCAGCGAGAAAATTATGGCAAAGCGGAAGTCCTTCGTGGATGTGCGGGCTGAACTTCAGTCCAAGGGCACAAAATCAGCAAGGCGTGCGCTGAAACGCATTTCTGGACGAGAGAACCGCTGGATGAGGGATGTTAATCATTGCCTCACGAAGGCACTCGTCTCCGAATATGGCGCCGGCACCCTCTTTGTAGTAGAGGACCTGGCGGACATCATCTTCGCGGAGGGCAACCAGCGTGACGCGAAGGGCAACCGGGAACTGCACTCCTGGGCGTTCTATCAGTACGAGCAATTCCTCAGCTACAAGGCGCAGCTGGCCGGAGCTGAGGTGCTGAAGGTCTCGCCCAAGTACACCTCCCAGCGCTGCCCCAGGTGTGGCCGCATCCTTAAATCAAACCGCCACCGCGAGACCCATGAATATGTCTGCGACGCCTGCGGCTACCGCACCAACGACGACCGGGCGGGCGCCATGAACATCCATTATCTAGGACGGATGTACGCAGCAGGCGACCCAGAGCCTAAGTTTGTACTGCCGAAGCCTGCTCTTGCTGCCGCAGATGCGAGCGGCCCCGGAGAAGCCAAACTGGCCTAG
- a CDS encoding cytidylate kinase — MSEKFISIAIDGPVAAGKTTQAKLLAKELGFLYVDTGAMYRTIAVFMTWFPTLAPSMEKVLAGINMKLKRGQDGEQRMFLGTEDVTDQLRTPKISKLASNISALPCVRDFLLGMQRKAAEENDVVMEGRDIGTVILPDATVKIFLTADADMRAFRRWRELKQKGQTENFYNVMEDLKARDYNDSHREVAPLKQAEDAILLDCTELSSRETTQALLEIVRKITDI, encoded by the coding sequence ATGAGCGAAAAATTTATATCGATTGCCATTGACGGCCCTGTAGCCGCCGGCAAGACTACTCAAGCTAAGCTGCTGGCTAAGGAGTTGGGATTCCTGTATGTGGATACTGGAGCCATGTACCGCACCATCGCCGTCTTTATGACTTGGTTTCCTACACTCGCACCCAGTATGGAAAAGGTTCTGGCGGGCATCAACATGAAACTGAAGCGTGGGCAGGATGGCGAGCAGCGGATGTTTCTGGGGACAGAGGATGTGACTGACCAACTGCGTACACCGAAGATTTCTAAGCTGGCATCGAATATTTCTGCCCTGCCCTGTGTGCGGGATTTCCTGTTGGGGATGCAGCGGAAAGCGGCAGAGGAAAATGATGTGGTTATGGAAGGCCGGGACATCGGTACTGTCATCCTGCCGGATGCGACCGTGAAGATTTTCCTGACGGCCGATGCCGATATGCGGGCCTTTCGGCGTTGGAGGGAGTTGAAGCAGAAGGGTCAGACGGAGAATTTTTACAATGTCATGGAGGACCTGAAGGCCAGGGATTACAACGACTCACACCGGGAAGTGGCGCCGCTGAAACAGGCGGAGGATGCTATCCTGCTGGACTGCACAGAGCTGAGCAGCCGGGAGACGACTCAGGCCCTGTTGGAGATCGTGCGTAAGATTACCGACATCTGA
- a CDS encoding glucokinase — MADPLLLADMSGMNARFRLEEAIRCGDANAVKRFFSAVPGLSEAPSKQPQGCLGGEVHYGKRATQVW, encoded by the coding sequence ATGGCAGACCCTCTGCTTCTTGCTGATATGAGCGGTATGAACGCACGCTTCAGGCTGGAAGAAGCCATCCGGTGCGGCGACGCGAACGCCGTTAAGCGGTTCTTCAGTGCAGTACCGGGATTGTCAGAAGCTCCTTCTAAGCAGCCGCAAGGCTGTTTAGGAGGTGAGGTTCACTATGGCAAAAGGGCTACCCAGGTTTGGTAG